The Methanobrevibacter oralis genome contains the following window.
CTCAGTTAAATCACGAATTTGACCTATATCTCCATTAACAACAATAATTTCCATACAGTACTTATCAGTCATGTGTATGTGCATACTAGTGTTAATTTCAGTTCTATGAGCATGTTGAATATCTGCTAAATTTTCCATGACTCCAGTATAGTGATGATCATAAATTACAGTGACAATACCAATTCTTTCTCCTTCCATAGAGTTCATCCATTGATATCTAACAATATAATCTTGAAGAGCATCACGAATTCCTTTTGATCGAGATTGATATCCTCTCTCTTTTAATACCTCATCAAAATCGGCCAATAATTTTTTAGGTAATGACATACTTATTCTCATCATATAAAAACACTTCAACTTTATTAAATTATTAATTAATTATATTACTTCCAATTATATAAATATTATGATTAAAATTTAAAATAATAATACTCATTTAATAATAATGCTTAAAAAAAATAATACATGAAATTTAACTTACAAGTAAGTAATATTCCCCATCGTCCTTTTTAATGGATTTTAAAAGACCTTTATTTTGAAGAGATAAAATAATATAATACATTCTAAAATTGGAGAGGCCTAAATCACCATATAACAAATGTCCCTCTAAAGTGTATCTTGAAATTAATCCCTTATCATCAACTAATTTTTTAATTAATTCATAAGAAGCTTCTTCTTTCATGTTTAACTCTAATTGCTTTATATCTTTCTTAGAATTAACCGTATTAATCTCTTTGTCATGATGAGTAATTTTAATAATATTATCCTTAAAACCAACAAGATTTTTATCTGCAAGTTCATTTAAAATTAAAACTAAATCATACTCATGAAAACCTAACTCCCTTTTCAATGCATTAAGTGGAATACCATTCGGATATTCAACATCAAAAACCCTTACTTGATCCAGTACAACTTCCTCATTTCTAGTAATAGTAATCATATAATCATAAACTTAATTTTATGTATTACACTATGTTTTATTATTATTAAAAGTTTA
Protein-coding sequences here:
- the nikR gene encoding nickel-responsive transcriptional regulator NikR — protein: MMRISMSLPKKLLADFDEVLKERGYQSRSKGIRDALQDYIVRYQWMNSMEGERIGIVTVIYDHHYTGVMENLADIQHAHRTEINTSMHIHMTDKYCMEIIVVNGDIGQIRDLTEKIMRLKGVEHVKLTSTANGEDFKDPDHLHNHSH